One bacterium genomic window, TCACATTGCATCGTTTGAGGAGGGATTGTGATGAGGATTCTCGGATTCGTTGGGTCCATGAGAAAGGACGGAAAGACAAGTCGGCTCGTGCAGGCTGTTCTTGATGGGGCCAAGAAGGCGGGCGATGACGTGGAGACGGAGGTGGTCTATCTGTCGGACCTCGACATCGGGCCGTGCCACGCCTGCTATGACGTCTGCGCCAAAGAGTCTTACAAATGTGTGATCAAGGACGATCTACAGATGGTTTTCGGTAAGATGAAGCAGGCGGATGCGATCGTGCTTAGCTCGGCGCTTTATTTTATCGTGCCGTCTCGGCTTGTGGCCTTCATGGAACGGCTCAGCTGTGTTGCTCATCTTGGCCAATTCCGGGGCTTCAACGAGCATCCGCTTGAGGATAAGCCCTGCGGCCTTGTTGCGG contains:
- a CDS encoding flavodoxin family protein; this encodes MRILGFVGSMRKDGKTSRLVQAVLDGAKKAGDDVETEVVYLSDLDIGPCHACYDVCAKESYKCVIKDDLQMVFGKMKQADAIVLSSALYFIVPSRLVAFMERLSCVAHLGQFRGFNEHPLEDKPCGLVAVSAETTVMPVLVRLQEFAFELRMRPVAMKSYPFLGVAGNEKMEKDKFLNPLENAETLGELLVEAIT